In Nocardia sp. NBC_00403, the DNA window GGAACCGCTCAGCGGTGGCTCGCAGGTGCGCGGCGAGTTCGGATGCGTCGAGCACCTCGAAGTCGACATCGAGTAGCCCGAGATAGAGCGTCGACATCCGGGCAGTCGCCGACCGACCCCACCGCGACAGTGACTGCCTCGTCATCATCGAGCAATAACGGAGGCGGCGCGGATCCGGCGCCGAGCCGATACCCGCCTGCGGCGCCAGGAGTCGCGTCCGCGGGATAGCCCAGGTGCCGCAACCGCTCGACGTCGGTGCGAATGGTTTGCATCGACACCCTGTGCCGCTCGCCAACGCGGGTCCGGTCCAATCCCTGTGCAGCTGCAGCAGCGACAGCAGCCGCAGCAATCGTGCGGAGGTTTCCAGCCTTCCCCGATGATCTCAGGCATTGCGGATAGAACGCTTCCGCAAGCCTGCGCGCTCCGCGGGAGCGGCGGGCGTGGTAGATCGGTGGCTGCGCCGCGGACGAGCTCACCTTTCTCGCCCGCGGCGATGCGGTGGATGATCGGCTGTGGTGCGCTGGAAGGGTGTCTGTATAGTGTGCGGTCGCAACTAGTTTCAGGTGCTAATGAAGTCTGGCCGGACGGATCGATTACCGGCCGCCACCGTGTTGCGCTGCCTCGTCGTCGACGGCCCGCAGTGCACCGGTCAAGCTCGCCGAGCTACTGCATGCCGAGATCGCAAGGCGCATGGCCTCGTCGAGTGTCGGGTCGACTATTCGTGACCCGTGTGCAACAGGTTTCGAGACACTCCACCGCAGCTAGCCGATCAGAATTAGGGCCCCCACATGACGAATTCCACGATTCAGGCACCGGCGGCGCCGCCGGTCCTGGACGCAGGCGAGGACGCGTCGCTGTCACACCGGCAGATCCTGACCATCCTGTCCGGCCTGCTGCTCGGCATCTTTCTGGCCGCACTCGACCAGAACATCGTGAGCGTGGCGATCGTCAAGATCTCGAACAGTCTGCACGGATTCGACGAGCAGGCCTGGGCGACAACGGCATATCTGATCACCGCGACGATCACCACACCGCTGTACGGCAAGCTGGCCGACATCTATGGGCGAAAGCCCTTCTATCTCACCGCAATCGGCCTGTTCGTCCTCGGCTCCATCGCCTGTACCTTCGCGACCTCGATGTACGAACTCGCGGGTTTCCGGGCATTCCAGGGCCTCGGCGCCGGTGGGCTGATGTCGCTGGCCTTCACCATCATCGGCGACATCGTGCCCGCCCGCGAACGTATGCGCTACCAGGGTTATTTCATGATGGTCTTCGGTTCGGCCACGGTCTTGGGCCCGGTGCTCGGCGGTTTCTTCTCCAACTACGACGACCTCTGGGGGCTCGAAGGCTGGCGCTGGGTATTCCTGGTGAACGTGCCGATCGGCGTGCTGGCGCTAGGTGTGGTCGCCAAAGTGCTCAATGTGCCGCATCAGCGTCAGCAGCACCGGATCGACTGGTTCGGCGCGTTGGCGTTGACGATCTGTGTGGTGCCGCTGCTGATCGTCGCTGAACAGGGCAGGAACTGGGGGTGGAGTTCCGACCGGGCACTGATCTGCTACGGCATCGGCGCGGCCGGGCTGGTGCTGTTCCTGTTCATCGAATTCCTGATGAAGGACGCCGCGCTGATCCCGTTGCGGCTGTTCAAGAGTTCGACGTTCAGCGTCGCCATCATCGGTGGCTTCATCGTCGGTATCGCGATGTTCGGGGCCATCGTCATGGTGCCGCAGTATTTCCAGGTGGTGCGCGGCTACTCGCCGACGAAGTCGGGTCTGCTGATGCTGCCACTGGTGCTCGGCATCATGATCGGCTCGCAGGTGGCCGGGCAGATCACCAAGGCCACCGGTCATTACAAGGCGCTGCCGGTGCTCGGCTCCTTCGTGATGGCGGTCGGCGCCGCGCTGCACGCGCGCGTGCTCTATGACAGCCCGCTGTGGCAGCCGCTGGTGTACGCGGGAATCATCGGGGTCGGCCTCGGTGGCTGCATGCAGACGCTGATCATCGCGGCCCAAAACGCCGGTCCGCGTTCGGATATGGGCGTGTCGACGGCGGCCGCGACATTCTTCCGGCAAATGGGCGGGACGCTGGGGGTCGCGGTCTTCCTGACGATTCTGTTCAACCTGTTGCCACACAAGATCATCGATGCGTTCGGCGGACAGCTGCCGGACGGTTTCGACGCCGCCCAGCTCAGCAGCATGCAGAGCAATACGAGTGGAATCGCGGAGCTGCCGGAGGATCTGCGGGTGCCGATCCTGACCGGATTCACCAGTTCCATGTCGGGAGTGTTCTACGTCGCCGCCGCGGTCGCGCTGCTCGGGGCGATTGTGCTGGTGTTCATGAAGGAGATTCCGCTGCAGGACGATCCGGTCCCGGGGTCCGCCGTGCCCGCGGAGGCCGAGCTCGTCGCGCAGTCGGTAGGCGCGGACTCCACGTGGGAGGAGTCGCAGGTGTGGGAGGGCGCCACGCAGGCCTTGTCCGAACCTGCGCCGGTGCTGGCGGGTGGGCACCTCTCGGTCGATCATCAGGGCAACGGTGTGTACCAGGTCTCGGTGTCGGGAACGACAGCGGCGGATCCGGATTCGATGGAAGTCCGCTCCGAACCCGATCGCCGCTCGATCCGCGGTCGTATCCGGCACGGGGACGGCCGGCCGGTGCCCGGAGCCGCGCTGACTCTGATCGACCAGCGTGGGCACCAGGTTTCCCGGGCGACCGGCGATCCGCACGGCGGGTACGTCATCGGTGTGCCAGAGGGCGGTAACTACGTGCTGATCGCGTCCGCAACCGGACATCAGCCGGAGGCGGTGAGCGTCGCCGTCGGCCACCGGACCCTGCAATTGGATCTGACGCTCATGGGTTCCGGCGAGTTGTCGGGAGTGGTCAGATCGGCCCGGCGCGGCGAACCGCTGGCCGGCGCGACCGTCACGCTCACCGACATGCGCGGCGAGGTCGTCGGCGCGGCCATTACGGCGGGTGACGGCGTTTACGTCTGTCATGGCGTCGTGTCGGGCACCTACACATTGGTCGCCGTCGCCGAGCATATGCGTCCGAACGCCGCCACCCTGACCATGCCCGACAGCGGCCTGCTGCGCCAGGACATCGACCTGGCTCCGATGGCGGTGCTCGCCGGATCGGCATGGTCGGACGGCGACCGATTCGTTCCCGACGTCCAGATCACCGTCTTGGATGCTGACGGCGACCTGACCGCCACCGCTCGCACCGACGAGAACGGCCGCTACGTCGTCAGTGATCTACCCGAGGGGCAGTACACCGTGGTGGCTCGCGGCTATCCGCCGGTGTCCAGTCGCGTGACGGTGATCGGTGGCGAAGTGGTCCATGACGTGAAACTCGGCTACGGACAGGATGATTCGGCGATCCATCGCTGAGCCATCGAGGCGCGCCGGCAGCCGCTGGACTCGTCGATTCGGCATCAGACCACGCCGGTGAGCTTTCGCGTGGTCGGGCTGCAACAGTGCGTGGCTTCGCGGTTATTGCAGCCCGAGACCCGCGTGCTTACTCGGCGATCTTGGCGCGGAGGGGACCGCCGATGCTGTTGAACAGCAGGTCGCCGTTGGGGAAGGCTTCGACGATCGCGTACGCGCCGTTGCCGAGGTTCGATTGACCGAAGATGGTGCGGTGCACGGTTTCTCCGGTCTGCCAATCCATACCGGTGACCTCCCAGCCGTCGGCTTTGCTATAGCCGTTGACGAAGACGATCCCGGCCCTGCTGGATACCGCGGGCACCATCGAGGTGGATACGACATCGCCGCGGGTCCATGCCGGGGTCCACTTGTCGGCGTTCGGATCCCATTCGAATCGTTGCATGCCGTGCGGGGGCTGGAAGACCGGCCCGTTGGCGATCACATCCACCAGGCGATCGGGTGCGCCCTCGGCCCCGATGTTCTGCACCACGAACGCGCCGTAACCGTTCACGACGACCGACTGCTCGCTCTGGATGAACTCCGGCTTTGGATCGGACAGGCCCGCTGTCACCTCGATCTGATCGGCGATGCGATCGGATTTGGTGCTCGGCTTCTGTGTGAACCCGTCGGGGATCTTGTTACGCCAGAACGCGACCAGCTTCATATGGTCGGCGCCATCGGTGATCACCACCAATTCGTCGGTATCTGTGCCGAAGCCCATCAGCGTCGGTGTGGAGCCGGTGCCGATACCGAACTTCACCGCAGGAGGCTGGCGACCGAAGTCATACGGCGATGACCAGGCGCCGTCGGCTTCGGCCGTGGACAGTTTGCTTCCGGTCCACACCACTTTGCGCATGATCTTGTCCGTCGCGGCGTAAATGCCACCCTTCTCGTCGATGGCCATCGAATTGGAGACGGTCTCGTCGTCTCCGAACCGAACCTGCTGAGGCTCACCGGCCAGCGTGCGATCGATGACGAACAACGCGCGAGATCCGAGCACGGTCAGCTGCCCGTCGTATGTCATGTTGACGCCGACGATGTTCTCCGGAATACCCAGCGTTGTCGTCCCGGCGCCCAGCCACGGCTTGAAGTCCAATTGTGCGACGATCTCGATACCGTCCTCGGGCTTGTCCTTATTCTTCAGCCCGAACTTCACGATCTCCGAGTTCTGGGTGACGTAATAGACGTTGTTGTCCTTGTCGACCAGGCTGTAGACGCCGTTGGCGATCCGCTGCCAGGTCGCCCCGCCCCAATCGTCGCGGATGGCGGTTTCGATCTGACCTACGTCGGAGAAGTTCTGATCCAGGACCTGATCCAACGCCCGAGGCGGAATCGGCGCGACACCGGGTGTATCCATCGATGCGACCTGCCGGAACCCGCCGTCGGACACGTCGACGTACCGCACACCGGAGGTCGAGGAGATCCACCGGTACTTCGAGTCCGTCGACGCCAGCGCGATGATGTTGACCGGCCCGGTCGCCACTCGCGGCATCTGCTTCGGGTCGATATGGAAGGTGCCGCGTGGCACCGGGTCCGGGAAACTGTCCGACTGGCCGGAATCCAGGTGGGTGACCGCGTATTTCTGCGCGGCCAGGTTCGGGTTTCGCGGCGGACTGTCGCCCGATTGTTCGCCCACATTCGCGGTGTTCTTCGTATCGGACGAGTCATCGCTACATCCGGGCAGCACGAAAACCGCCGCCACTGCCATGGCGATCACTGCGGTACTCGTCCGGAAATATCGAGGCTTGCTCACAACCGTGCTCCTGTCCTCGCGGTCGGTATTGCGCTCGAACCTGACGGTGACGCACATACACCCGTTCGCCGATGCGGGCATCGACGGCCGACAAACGGAACAACACGAGCTGAAACAACGCATTTGGCATCGCCAACATAACACCGGCTACTGGACCGAGATCGAGAAATCAGCGATGGCCTGCCGCGGAACCAGATGCACTGTCAGCGTGGCGGATGCAGGTCATCGACCCAGGCCACCTGCTGGGGATCCGATTCGATATCGGGCAGGTCGAGGTTGACCACAACCGGTTCTTGGTCGCTGCGGACCACGACGCACGATAGTGGCGCGTCGGAACTGGCGTTGATCTCTTGATGTGGCACGAACGGGGGGACATAGATGAAGTCGCCCGGCCCGGCCTCCGCGGTGTATTCGAGCCGGTCGCCCCACCGCATCCGAGCCCGGCCGGCAACAACGTAGATGACGGTCTCTACATGGCCATGATGGTGCGCGCCGGTTTTGGCATCGGGGTGAATGAGTGCCGTCCCCGCCCATAGCCGCTGCGCGCCCGCCCGCGCTGCATTGATCGCCGCGGCGCGATTCATCCCTGGTGTCTGCGGCGTATTCGGATCCAATTCGTCGGCATGCACGATCCGCACCCCATGCAACCGATAATCGACTCCCACGCTGGCCATCGCAACCTCCGCTCGGACTCGGCACCTATTCTCCTCCGGCACCGCCGAGCGGGACATGATGGTTGGAGTCCGATCGAACGGCCGGCCGTCGACTGATGAGTGGGGCGGTGATGCGTGCCCGGTTCG includes these proteins:
- a CDS encoding MFS transporter, whose protein sequence is MTNSTIQAPAAPPVLDAGEDASLSHRQILTILSGLLLGIFLAALDQNIVSVAIVKISNSLHGFDEQAWATTAYLITATITTPLYGKLADIYGRKPFYLTAIGLFVLGSIACTFATSMYELAGFRAFQGLGAGGLMSLAFTIIGDIVPARERMRYQGYFMMVFGSATVLGPVLGGFFSNYDDLWGLEGWRWVFLVNVPIGVLALGVVAKVLNVPHQRQQHRIDWFGALALTICVVPLLIVAEQGRNWGWSSDRALICYGIGAAGLVLFLFIEFLMKDAALIPLRLFKSSTFSVAIIGGFIVGIAMFGAIVMVPQYFQVVRGYSPTKSGLLMLPLVLGIMIGSQVAGQITKATGHYKALPVLGSFVMAVGAALHARVLYDSPLWQPLVYAGIIGVGLGGCMQTLIIAAQNAGPRSDMGVSTAAATFFRQMGGTLGVAVFLTILFNLLPHKIIDAFGGQLPDGFDAAQLSSMQSNTSGIAELPEDLRVPILTGFTSSMSGVFYVAAAVALLGAIVLVFMKEIPLQDDPVPGSAVPAEAELVAQSVGADSTWEESQVWEGATQALSEPAPVLAGGHLSVDHQGNGVYQVSVSGTTAADPDSMEVRSEPDRRSIRGRIRHGDGRPVPGAALTLIDQRGHQVSRATGDPHGGYVIGVPEGGNYVLIASATGHQPEAVSVAVGHRTLQLDLTLMGSGELSGVVRSARRGEPLAGATVTLTDMRGEVVGAAITAGDGVYVCHGVVSGTYTLVAVAEHMRPNAATLTMPDSGLLRQDIDLAPMAVLAGSAWSDGDRFVPDVQITVLDADGDLTATARTDENGRYVVSDLPEGQYTVVARGYPPVSSRVTVIGGEVVHDVKLGYGQDDSAIHR
- a CDS encoding cupin domain-containing protein → MASVGVDYRLHGVRIVHADELDPNTPQTPGMNRAAAINAARAGAQRLWAGTALIHPDAKTGAHHHGHVETVIYVVAGRARMRWGDRLEYTAEAGPGDFIYVPPFVPHQEINASSDAPLSCVVVRSDQEPVVVNLDLPDIESDPQQVAWVDDLHPPR